One window of Oncorhynchus kisutch isolate 150728-3 unplaced genomic scaffold, Okis_V2 Okis05a-Okis16b_hom, whole genome shotgun sequence genomic DNA carries:
- the LOC109878278 gene encoding nuclear receptor subfamily 4 group A member 2 has translation MPCVQAQCGSSPQGASPASQQSASSFHAAGEHHSHNCDFLTPEFVKFSMDLTNTEITSATITNLPNVGVFVDSYCNNSNYDVKPPCLFQMPHPGEQSSIKVEDIPMYHQQSHHHQPHQSDEMVTPSGSVYYKPPSPHTQTFQSPPSHAWDDSGSLYSFHQDYLAVAHRMEQRKNAISRLSLFSLKHSQTGSPLSTCQMRFDGSLQVSVNSDTSGRYYGLESQGIFGSSSLRKQHRVGSPYSFQLGHGHHFMDNQAPSPPSQGSPTNTDALCAVCGDNAACQHYGVRTCEGCKGFFKRTVQKNAKYVCLAGKNCAVDKRRRNRCQYCRFQKCLVTGMVKEVVRTASLKGRRGRLPSKHKIQDPLSPVSILNALVRAHVDSNPSLSRLDYSRFQNNADSQIDGDDTQHVQQFYDVLTVSMDIIRDWAQKIPGFTDLPRPDQDLLFESAFLELFVLRLAYRSNPEEGKLIFCNGLVLHRLQCRRGFGDWIDTIVEFSANLQSMNIDVATFSCICALATVTERHGLKEPRKVEELQNKMVNCLKDKVTFNDGSVSRPNHLTKLLGKLPELRTLCTQGLQRIFYLKLEDLVPPPAIIDKLFLDTLPF, from the exons ATGCCGTGCGTCCAGGCTCAGTGCGGATCGTCGCCTCAAGGAGCTAGTCCCGCTTCGCAACAGAGCGCAAGCAGCTTCCACGCCGCTGGAGAGCACCACAGCCACAACTGCGACTTCCTAACGCCCGAGTTTGTCAAGTTTAGCATGGACCTGACCAACACAGAAATCACATCAGCCACTATCACCAATCTTCCAAATGTCGGTGTTTTCGTGGACAGCTACTGTAACAATTCGAACTATGACGTCAAACCCCCTTGTCTATTCCAAATGCCCCATCCGGGGGAGCAGTCATCCATCAAAGTTGAGGACATCCCCATGTACCACCAGCAGAGTCACCACCACCAGCCGCATCAGTCCGATGAGATGGTCACTCCCTCCGGGTCCGTTTACTACAAGCCCCcttctccacacacacagacattccagAGTCCACCCAGCCATGCGTGGGATGATTCTGGATCTCTCTACAGTTTTCACCAGGACTACTTGGCGGTGGCGCACAGAATGGAGCAGCGGAAAAATGCCATATCCAGATTATCCTTGTTTTCTCTCAAGCATTCCCAAACCGGTAGTCCTTTGTCGACGTGCCAGATGAGATTTGACGGGTCCCTCCAGGTGTCCGTGAACTCGGATACCTCAGGCAGGTATTATGGCTTGGAGAGCCAGGGCATCTTTGGTTCCAGCTCCCTAAGGAAACAGCACAGGGTGGGTTCCCCCTATTCGTTCCAGCTCGGTCACGGACATCACTTTATGGATAACCAAGCACCGTCGCCTCCTAGCCAAGGATCACCCACCAACACCGATGCTTTATGTGCCGTGTGTGGGGACAATGCCGCCTGTCAGCACTACGGCGTGCGAACCTGCGAGGGCTGTAAGGGATTCTTCAAG CGCACTGTTCAGAAAAATGCCAAATATGTGTGTTTAGCTGGGAAAAACTGTGCAGTTGACAAACGCCGGAGAAACAGGTGCCAATACTGCCGTTTCCAGAAGTGCCTTGTCACGGGAATGGTCAAAGAAG TCGTCAGGACTGCAAGTTTAAAGGGTCGACGTGGCCGGTTACCCTCCAAACATAAAATTCAAGACCCTTTGTCACCTGTCAGCATCCTTAACGCGCTAGTGAGGGCCCATGTGGACTCCAACCCCTCATTGTCTCGACTGGACTACTCCCGA TTCCAGAATAATGCTGACAGCCAAATCGACGGAGATGATACGCAACATGTGCAGCAGTTCTACGACGTCCTAACCGTCTCCATGGATATTATCCGGGACTGGGCGCAAAAGATCCCAGGTTTTACCGATCTGCCGAGACCGGACCAAGATCTCCTCTTCGAATCAGCCTTCCTGGAACTCTTCGTTCTGCGTTTGGCTTACAG GTCCAACCCTGAGGAAGGGAAGCTCATCTTCTGCAACGGATTGGTTTTGCACAGGCTTCAGTGTAGGCGCGGCTTTGGAGACTGGATTGACACCATAGTGGAGTTCTCTGCAAACCTTCAAAGTATGAATATAGACGTAGCAACATTCTCCTGCATATGCGCCCTTGCCACAGTAACAG AGAGACATGGGCTGAAGGAGCCCAGGAAAGTAGAGGAACTTCAGAACAAGATGGTGAACTGTTTGAAAGACAAAGTGACTTTTAACGATGGAAGTGTCAGTCGACCAAATCACTTGACAAAACTCTTGGGAAAGCTGCCTGAACTTCGCACGCTGTGTACACAAGGTCTGCAGAGGATATTCTACTTGAAACTGGAAGACTTGGTCCCTCCACCTGCAATAATAGACAAGCTTTTccttgatactttgcccttttaG
- the LOC109878275 gene encoding tubulin alpha chain-like isoform X1 yields the protein MRECISVHVGQAGVQMGNTCWELYCLEHGIQPDGTMPNNKAVGSTDDSFTTFFSATGIGKYVPRAIFVDLEPTVIDEVRTGTYRQLFHPEQLISGKEDAANNYARGHYTIGKEIIDQVLDRIRKLADQCTGLQGFLVFHSFGGGTGSGFTSLLMERLSVDFGKKSKLEFAIYPAPQVSTAVVEPYNSILTTHTTLEHSDCAFMVDNEAIYDICRRNLDIERPSYTNLNRLISQIVSSITASLRFDGALNVDLTEFQTNLVPYPRIHFPLATYAPVISAEKAYHEQLSVAEITNSCFEPANQMVKCDPRHGKYMACCLLYRGDVVPKDVNVAIGNIKTKRSIQFVDWCPTGFKVGINYQPPTVVPGGDLAKVQRAVCMLSNTTAIAEAWARLDHKFDLMYAKRAFVHWYVGEGMEEGEFSEAREDMAALEKDYEEVGIDSFEEDEEGEEY from the exons ATG CGTGAGTGTATCTCTGTGCATGTGGGTCAGGCTGGAGTCCAGATGGGCAACACCTGTTGGGAGCTGTACTGCCTGGAGCACGGGATCCAGCCGGACGGCACCATGCCTAACAACAAGGCGGTTGGTAGCACTGACGACTCCTTCACCACGTTCTTCAGCGCCACGGGCATAGGGAAATACGTGCCCCGCGCCATCTTTGTAGACCTGGAGCCCACTGTCATTG ATGAGGTGAGGACAGGTACCTACCGCCAGCTGTTTCACCCCGAGCAGCTGATCTCAGGGAAGGAGGACGCAGCCAATAACTATGCCCGTGGCCACTACACTATCGGCAAGGAGATCATCGACCAAGTGCTGGACAGGATCCGTAAACTG GCTGACCAGTGTACGGGGCTCCAAGGTTTCTTGGTCTTCCACAGCTTCGGAGGAGGTACCGGTTCTGGTTTCACCTCCCTGCTCATGGAGCGTCTCTCAGTCGACTTCGGGAAGAAGTCCAAGCTGGAGTTTGCCATATACCCTGCTCCCCAAGTGTCCACAGCTGTGGTGGAGCCCTACAACTCCATCCTGACCACCCACACCACCCTAGAGCACTCTGACTGTGCCTTCATGGTCGACAATGAGGCCATCTACGACATCTGCCGTAGAAACCTGGACATTGAGCGCCCCTCTTACACCAACCTCAACAGGCTCATCAGCCAGATTGTCTCCTCCATCACAGCCTCTCTCCGCTTCGATGGTGCCCTTAACGTGGACctgacagagttccagaccaACCTGGTGCCTTACCCCCGCATCCACTTCCCCCTGGCCACCTATGCCCCTGTCATCTCAGCCGAGAAGGCCTACCACGAGCAGCTTTCTGTGGCTGAGATCACCAACTCCTGCTTCGAGCCCGCCAACCAGATGGTGAAGTGCGACCCTCGCCACGGTAAGTACATGGCGTGCTGCCTGCTGTACCGCGGAGACGTGGTGCCCAAGGATGTCAACGTGGCCATCGGCAACATCAAGACAAAGCGAAGCATCCAGTTTGTCGACTGGTGCCCTACAGGTTTCAAAGTAGGCATCAACTACCAGCCACCCACTGTGGTGCCAGGGGGTGACCTGGCCAAGGTCCAGAGAGCTGTGTGCATGTTGAGCAACACCACAGCCATCGCTGAGGCCTGGGCGCGTCTCGACCACAAGTTTGACCTGATGTATGCCAAGCGGGCATTCGTGCACTGGTACGTGGGTGAGGGCATGGAGGAGGGAGAATTCTCTGAGGCCAGGGAAGACATGGCTGCCCTGGAGAAGGACTATGAAGAGGTCGGAATCGACTCAtttgaggaggacgaggagggagaggagtatTAG